The proteins below come from a single Chiloscyllium punctatum isolate Juve2018m chromosome 18, sChiPun1.3, whole genome shotgun sequence genomic window:
- the LOC140489214 gene encoding noggin-like isoform X2: MPRELPRTAATPLPCQAIIVFLLVQSGSLAQPRSRSADAQAGRPGTRLRPTPRPGSEAETAWGRMKASNSVRPYSLSLSDDHYRYSPRPKQLDAKRLRQLLGPAFDPFWMSVTGRHGNESERGRLPPLSGELAAAALRLRGKLWHEAQRLEPASEADKAQWRRWLVREAVCPLTSQWVDLGAIFWPRWVRQTDCDRGRASCFWPPGMSCTQAEWAHIKLLVWHCWTVKERVRVSQQCTWRQF; encoded by the exons ATGCCTCGGGAGCTCCCTCGCACCGCTGCGACCCCCCTTCCCTGTCAGGCCATTATCGTTTTCCTCCTCGTACAGTCCGGATCGTTAGCACAGCCGCGAAGTCGCTCTGCGGATGCCCAGGCGGGAAGGCCTGGTACCCGGCTCCGGCCTACTCCACGCCCGGGGTCCGAGGCCGAGACCGCTTGGGGCAGGATGAAGGCTTCGAACAGCGTCCGGCCCTACTCCCTCAGCCTGAGCGACGACCATTACCGTTACTCACCGAGACCGAAGCAGCTCGACGCGAAGAGGCTCAGGCAGCTCCTCGGTCCCGCCTTCGACCCCTTCTGGATGTCGGTTACGGGTCGCCATGGGAACGAGAGTGAGCGCGGCCGCCTGCCGCCACTGAGCGGCGAGCTCGCGGCCGCGGCACTGCGGCTGCGCGGGAAGCTCTGGCACGAGGCTCAGCGGTTGGAGCCGGCCAGCGAGGCGGATAAGGCCCAGTGGAGGCGCTGGCTGGTGCGCGAGGCTGTCTGTCCCCTCACCTCCCAGTGGGTGGACCTGGGCGCCATTTTCTGGCCGAGGTGGGTGAGGCAGACCGACTGCGACAGGGGCCGGGCCAGCTGTTTCTGGCCCCCGGGCATGAGCTGCACGCAAGCCGAGTGGGCACACATCAAGCTGCTGGTGTGGCACTGCTGGACGGTGAAGGAACGAGTGAGGGTATCGCAGCAGTGCACCTGGAGGCAG TTTTGA
- the LOC140489214 gene encoding noggin-like isoform X1 produces the protein MPRELPRTAATPLPCQAIIVFLLVQSGSLAQPRSRSADAQAGRPGTRLRPTPRPGSEAETAWGRMKASNSVRPYSLSLSDDHYRYSPRPKQLDAKRLRQLLGPAFDPFWMSVTGRHGNESERGRLPPLSGELAAAALRLRGKLWHEAQRLEPASEADKAQWRRWLVREAVCPLTSQWVDLGAIFWPRWVRQTDCDRGRASCFWPPGMSCTQAEWAHIKLLVWHCWTVKERVRVSQQCTWSFDPQSSEPWGWIGERNSHFKELVQQQDC, from the exons ATGCCTCGGGAGCTCCCTCGCACCGCTGCGACCCCCCTTCCCTGTCAGGCCATTATCGTTTTCCTCCTCGTACAGTCCGGATCGTTAGCACAGCCGCGAAGTCGCTCTGCGGATGCCCAGGCGGGAAGGCCTGGTACCCGGCTCCGGCCTACTCCACGCCCGGGGTCCGAGGCCGAGACCGCTTGGGGCAGGATGAAGGCTTCGAACAGCGTCCGGCCCTACTCCCTCAGCCTGAGCGACGACCATTACCGTTACTCACCGAGACCGAAGCAGCTCGACGCGAAGAGGCTCAGGCAGCTCCTCGGTCCCGCCTTCGACCCCTTCTGGATGTCGGTTACGGGTCGCCATGGGAACGAGAGTGAGCGCGGCCGCCTGCCGCCACTGAGCGGCGAGCTCGCGGCCGCGGCACTGCGGCTGCGCGGGAAGCTCTGGCACGAGGCTCAGCGGTTGGAGCCGGCCAGCGAGGCGGATAAGGCCCAGTGGAGGCGCTGGCTGGTGCGCGAGGCTGTCTGTCCCCTCACCTCCCAGTGGGTGGACCTGGGCGCCATTTTCTGGCCGAGGTGGGTGAGGCAGACCGACTGCGACAGGGGCCGGGCCAGCTGTTTCTGGCCCCCGGGCATGAGCTGCACGCAAGCCGAGTGGGCACACATCAAGCTGCTGGTGTGGCACTGCTGGACGGTGAAGGAACGAGTGAGGGTATCGCAGCAGTGCACCTGGAG TTTTGATCCTCAAAGTTCGGAGCCATGGGGATGGATCGGGGAGAGGAATTCTCATTTCAAAGAGCTTGTTCAACAGCAAGACTGCTGA